A window of Theileria parva strain Muguga chromosome 4 map unlocalized ctg_529, whole genome shotgun sequence genomic DNA:
CGAATAAGCCTCCTCCAACACCAAAACATATATTAAAGAAAAGAATACAGTCTCAGCCAGAAAAGGCTAAAAGATATTGGCCAGgaaaggtattttttattgatattttataataaataaatttatttataaattcagtaattttattattttgtagGCTCCAGATTTTGCAGTTGAGGAGGATAGCTTCTCAGATGATTCATCGCATGAGGAGGAACCTCAAATTTTGGCAGATAATGAACCGGATCGCAGATTAAATagatataaaataacagGGAGTAAGTAAATTtgtgttaaattatgttaattatcCCTTGATTCCATTTTTATATGTGATTTTTAGTTGAAGAACCTCGGGATGTGTCAGATAGAATTAGAAGAAGGAAAGCCCAGGTTGAAACCATCACTGTATATGAGTCAACACAACCAAAGGTACTttagaaaataaaataaaattcttaGGATGATAAAACAAATGATGATAAACTGCCCACATCAGTCCCTGACGGTGATTCCCAACTAACTGAGAAAAAACTCGATAGAAGTACTCTTAGGAAACTTGCTCTAGAGTATCGTAAGCGGGAAGAGGAGTCAGCTCCTAAAACTGTCGAAGAGGAGGTGGAGGAGTCGGAAAGTGACAGTTCAGAAGAGTCTGAATACCAGGAAGATGAAGCTGGACCTGAGGACCTGGACGTTCTCTCAAAACCAGTTTTTGTTCCCAAGGGTAGTAGGAAAACAGAATCTGAGAAGGAGCAACTTAGGAAAGAGGAGGTTTTAAGGAGGGAAAATGAGAAAAAAAGACTAATGGAGCGTAAAAAGGACACTAAGGAGATGGTAATACAAAAGGTCCAGGAACTTGAGGAAGAGCCTGAACCTGAGGATGAACTCATAGATGATACTGACACGTTCGACGAGAAAGAGGTAATTTACGCcgtttaataattgtgtttaGTATGAGCTTTGGAAAATCCGGGAGCTTAAAAGAATTCTAAGGGATAAGGAGGAAAGGgaaaaattcaaaaaattggtaagatttttaaaatactacATCATAATGTAGGAGGAGGAAGTTAAGTTGCGGCGTAGTATGACTGATGAGGAGCGCGAGCTGGATAACCAGAAAGTAGATAAAGTTGTGGTTGAGAAGGGTAAACTACGTTTCCTCCAGAAGTACTACCACAGGGGTGCTTTCTTCATGGATAAGTTACAGGATAAATCAGAACCGCTCTATGCAAGAGACTTTAATGCTCCAACTGCAGAAGACTGCGTAGATAAGTCATTACTACCCAAGCCTATGAGAGTAAGAAGAGGCCTGTATGGAAAACAGGGCCAGGTCAAACACACTCACTTGAAGGATGTGGATACTACACAATTCGACGCCTGGTCAAAAACTGATAAATACAAACTTACAGGTATTTTtgggtaattttaaaataattttcaggAACTAAACAGGTCTTTGACAGGCCTTCCAAAAAGAAGTAATATTTACTACACAAACTGtacactaatttataatatcattttaaaattattctgTAATTAAAATCTGCAAGTTTTCTACATTGTACACCTTTTCGTTACAATGTATTTCAATCCCAGTAAGACGGTGAAGTCCAGTGGAGAGTGGAACCAGAGGTAAAGAAACAGTTTCTGAGTCATTTAAGTTTATACTCTGAGTCTAAAATAGGTTAAACAGTGAAGTTACAAACCTTTTCATTCTGGAGACAGAAAACCTCTGTGCTGGTAAAACTTACTGATATTGATATGGGATCGTTAGTTAGGTTTTTCAAGTATATATTAGTATTGAAAAGTTCATTGACCTAATTAATGGATTGTTCACAGTTATAGTGTATGTGAGTTTGAGAGGTACCTTAACGCTTTTGGGGAAGTTCACAACTTTGTAGTATAAATCAGAGTCTTGTGGAAGATGAACCTCGTAAACATTGGTGCCAGAAGTGTTCGTATAAGAATGCCAGTTTAAGTTCAGGTAAAGGCCTTTATTGGTCTCACCATTGGGAGCTTCAGACTTTGAAAAGTTTAACACAACATTAGGGAAAATAATCGAGGCTGTTTCGTCAGGCCTGAGGAGGCAAATGTTATCCTTATTTAGCTCCACCAGGGGAGGGTAGAAGACCTTTGATCCCCTATCCTCAAGTTTTATCTCCTTTATAACTAAAATCGTTTTTGACTTGTTATTAACTCTAGTTTCCACGTGATTCACGCCATCCtagattaatattattctaATTGGTGGATTACAGGCAATTTAATTAGAGAGTGGGAAAGCTTAACTGGATCTATACAATTCCACATGAACATCTTCTTAAGCACGTGAGGCCCTTTGGGTGTATAGTACTCAACCAAACAAGTCATTCTAAAACCATATATCAACTTATTTTAGTGGAATAACTAGTTttaggtatagtaaatGGAAAGGGATAATACCTATAGTGGGAAAGTTTTTCAAAAAGGTATGAATAATGCGATTCTAATGGCTTGCATTTGGGTTCAAGCTCTAAATTCTCAAATATAGTACAGGTTGAAGCAAATTCTTCGTGCTCCATAACCATCTCaacctaaaatttttagataaattataaatttttggGGCAAAACCTTTAAAAAAACGGAGGATAACTTTGTATTACTGTTGTTTCCTAAAATGAAGGTCATGTGTAAAGTCTCGCCGAGCAGGACCTCGTTGGAGTAGGAAGGAATCCTGAGGATTGGGAAATGACTGGTAGAGTTTTCTGGGACTTTATAActctaaaatacaaattataataatttatggtAAATTTACAGGGTCTATAGCCTCGATGCAGTCGTTAATATCCAAAAGCTCAGCACAATTAGTGTCCAAATTAGGCTCTATCAGCCTCATTATTTTAAGAGTGGCTGACTCATGAGAAGCCattgtattttacacatgtTTGGaaaaaaaagaaaattaatgtgttaagaaaattttttgaTATTGGGTCATGAGTATTCATAAAACGACATTATCTGTAgtttattactataataattaaaatgttgttttgtttatttaaaaaaatttttaattttaatttagtttaatttgtacattatttttaatattaagatATGATAGCATCTGATGCTTTGGATTATGACCATAAGAATTTAAATCGCAATGGTGAAACTGACCATAAAAATTTCTCAGATTCTGACTCAGATAAAGAACATGAATCTAATTCTGAGGAAGACTCTGAGTTAAGTTACTACCAGTCTCTTCTGAGAGGAAATGAGTTCTACTTGGATGAGAAAGTTGGACTAGATCCCATAAAAGCGACTTGTATGGCATCTAACCAGTCAGGAACCTTTTTAGCAACAGGTTCTCGTGATGGTACAGTACGGTGTATTAACTTTGATAAGTGGTCAAAGGGAGGTTTTGGAGACTTTTGGAAGACTAAACTTGAACAGTCAGTGAATGGACTTTGTTTTAATGTTGAGGAGTCAGTATTAGCTGTAGCATCTGGTAACAtgttacatttttataccGACGGAGGTGATTTGATAGTTTCAACAACAAAGGGTGACATGTATCTTCTGGATGCAAAGAAGACCAAGGGCCACACATCAACCGTTACATGTGTTGCAAATGACCCCAAGAACTCTAATTTCTTCTCTTCAGGATCACTTGACGGTACAGTTAGGGTGTTTGACATACAGTCAAATAGGCAAAGTATATCACTATCggttaataatttaaatatatacactTTATCAAATAAGTATTTAAACAGAAATAAAACGTTAAATAACTCTAATGTGGGTCAGAAGGCTAAGATGAACAGGATAGGGATAAGTTCTTTGTGTTACTCAACTAACAATTTTAAGGACGTCCTTGTGGCTGGAAATGACCTTGGCTTTCTTGTGGTTTGGGACCAGAAAACTGCTTTTCAGAGCATGTACGTTGAGTCCCATGGCTCAGCAGTTCACTCAGTTCTCACATACGATGATGCGAAGGTTGTATCACACTCAAACAACTGTGTTAAGTTTTGGgatttaaaaaacacaCAAAAACCCCTTAAGGAGCTTAATATACCTCAGGCAAACAACTCAAATGATACTCAATCTATTGTACTGTCCCCTGACAATTTACACCTGATTATTAACTCTTCTACCACCCAGAATAATGGCtctgaaaatgaaaatacaCTTAACACAATACTTTATGTGTTTGACATTGAAAAGATGgaaatagtaaataaattgaCTGTAGATTCGTTGTTAGGCCCTATGGTTTGGGCTTACGAGACTAATCAGTTGTTTAGTGTGTGTTCTGACGGGAAGATATATGCTAGAACAACTGATTCTACTGTAGGAGCTAACCACTATGAGAGGGCAATTCAGGCGCTTGAGAAGAAGAATAAGTATTCAAAGgttaacacattttcagCTAAACCTGAGGCTTATCCCATAGATTACCTACCAGATGACCTTGTTGAAGTTGAGGACGGAGTCCTAAAGAAGCGTAGAGTAGAACATCACGACAAATACGGAATACCAAAACAGGAGGGATATGACTACTTTAAACATGGAAAGACACCAATAACCTACGAGGATGATGATATAGTTACAAAACTAAGATCACAGGTTGAAAAGGACCCCAATAGGGAACTGACAACAAAGGAGGGAATAAGGCAGATACCTTACAAGGCTGATAGATTCATGGCAATATACAAAAAGACCCAGCCCAACTTGATTCTGGACTTCAATAAACCAGCAACCAAACAGGAAAACATGCTTCTTGGAGTCAGTAAATGCCCTAGGTGTGGCATTAAAATCTGCCAGTGCGGTTATATGGATAAAAAGTAATATCGCAacatttgaatttttaatcGATAtgtacattttaatattttaatgtttcaATTTActgataaatattatagttCAATAGCACGTTTttgaatttatataaatattcatGAATCTACACGAATttgtgaaaattataaagatctataaaataatatagtatataaataaaaaaatataaaagaaGGTGTTGCGAATAAGGAGTAAAGTAGGAAATCTAGAAAATCAGAGAGTggaatttttgaaaaattcttagaggaataattaaaaaaaattaagttttaaaaaaatgtgtCGAGAGATAAGTTTAAAAGGTTAGACAGAAGGTGGAATCATAAAAGATAAATTGACCTTCTTTGTGGGCCTGATTTTCACTGTTGTGCCCTTTAGTATGAGGTAGCAAAAGGGGTCacacattaaataatgCATTATTCAGAGTAATAAATATCGAGTTTAGAGTGAAAAAGTTTAATCCCCAAAATACGACATGTTTATCATATAGGCACACAAGTGCGAATATTGGGGGTATAAGTAGGAGTAAACCTTTAAAAGCGGATCATGGCGGACCTTAAACAGCTGGAAATGCTTTGTCAAGCTCTTTACGGAGCCCAGCAAGTACACCAGAACGAAGCGCATAAAGTTTTGATGCCCCTGCTGAGAGATGTCCAAAAAATACCAGTACTTTACGAGATCTTGGCAAATAGCACGAATCTTCAAGCCTTATTATTTGCTTCATCGGGTCTCGTAACTCTTTTCACAAATCATTGGTCTCAGGTCACAGATCAGTCAAAAAACGAGATGCGCGAATTCctacttaattatttatacaatagGGGACCGGAAATGTTGAAGGTAGCCCCTGAAGTATTAAGACAATTTATACACCTTTACTCAAGGATTGTAAAACTGGGCTGGCTAGAGGAAATGAACAACCAGCAGCTTCTAACCCACGTTTCCCAGTTCCTCTCCGCCACAACACAGCATTGGATTATCGGATTAAACATTTACACCGACCTGACCCAGGAAATGCAGCCTCAAATGGGCAAGTTTATCGCCAAATTCAGAAGAGCCGCACTCAATTTCAAGGAAACTGTACTCCAAGATATTTTTACCGTATCCACTACTACCCTATTATTATAGGATAGTTagttgtatataaatattattatattccatcgattaaatagtataatgaaTGTTTAGGTAACTGTACAGACATTGGAACAGTTTAATAAAGGTACGGTGGTGGTTACAGACTCAAAGGAGGAGAGTCAGTTGCTGTACCAGGTCCTCCAGTTGTGCTATAACTGCCTAAGCTTTGATTTCATGGCAACAATGCCAGATGACACATCTGAAGAACAGGCGACTGTGATGATTCCCCAGGGCTGGGACATGCTGAGGACCGATGAGATCCCAAAGCTCTTGTTCCAGCTTTACCAGAAGGCTTTTACAAAGAATGCCTCGTCCACACCTAACAATGGTGGGTATTACAATCCTGAGGACAAATACATGAAGAGCGCAGTGCTCTGCCTGAAGTGTCTGGTAGTGCTGGCTGCTCTCAGGAAGTCCTTTTTCAATAACGAAAACGAAGCTCTGGGACACATTAACTGCTTCATGTTGGGCAGCCTGGAGATCATCAGGACCAAGATGGGTTTAACAGACGACGACTGCTACCACGAGCTCTGCCGTCTTTTGGGAAAGATTAACGCCTCAAACCAGCTCTCTCAGCTCCTCCAAAGTAACGTCTTCCCAATTTGGTCAGAGCAGATCCACGCATTCACAATGGAGGCGCTGGCAAACTGGACCCGCCTAACCAACAGTAAACACTACTTACTAGGCGTCTGGTCGCACATGATAGTCCCACTAGCCTACATGAAGGGGAAGGCCCCAACAGTTCTTGAGACTAATATTCTACAAATTACACTAGAGTTTTTAAACACTCGACTTAAAATGGCACAAGTTCTTGTCACAAGTATTTTCAACAAAATACTAGATATTTATACGATTTTATCTAATATCGTTAAtggtataatatttgtttagAACCGGATGAGTTTGACTTTGAGAATCCACTGGATGATGATATTTTACGGAACGAGCAGAGCGAGTTGTTCAGCAAGCTGTGCAGGAACCAGTACCGTGTGGTGCTTAACCACGTGCTCGAATTATACACGAGCTTGAACAACAACTTGAACAACGAGGATTTGTCCGTTGTTCAGGAGAAGCTCGCATGGCTAGTGCTCTTTAGTGGCTCAATGCTTAACGGGAGCAGCTCCCTGCGTCTAGTCGGGGAGTACAATAACTCATCAGTGTGCATTCAGACCCTGAACATCGAACTCGTCGGGAAGGTCTTCCAAAACATGATTAACTCTGATAAGATGGCTGAAAACGTCAGACTTGAACTCAGCTACTTATCCTTCCTTGGCCACTTTAGGAAGTTCTACATCAGCGAACATACCAAAGGCACTATATCTGGGGATAATAAAGAGAGGTTCTCACAACTCCCAAATCTACCACCAGGTACCATTATCagaaatatatttaacagtTAATAGTTAGTTAGTGTGTAgtatttagtaaataattgtgtatttAATAGTTTTTTAATACCATGCATAACTTATATCTAATTAATACCTATTAATACTTTTCATGGGTATGTTTAAAACTTTATCAGGTGTAGATGGATCGCAATATTTGTTGAATCGTATGATAGAGaaggtattttataatttacaaaacaGGACGAGTGATGAGAGGGTGGTGAAGAAGACATTACAGTTCTTCTCAGATTTGTCATCGGGAATAGATATAGTGCACTACGCAGACCGGTCACCACACCTGATAATCTCTGCAAGGCTAATTCTACAGTGTGACACACTTCGGTTTGCACTTCTTAACCACCATGACCCCTCATTCAAGTTTTTGTTTAACCCGTCGTACGGGAGATATAGGACTATTTACTACTCAATCCTGACCAAGTTGCTGCTGCTGGAGATTACAGACGAACAGGACGCGAACGAAAAGTTCAACATCTACATGCAGTACCACAATAACCTAATTGACCAGATGAGCACCTTCTTCTCAGCAAATAGCCCAACAGTGGGACTTACGTCGAATCTGGAGCTCAAGGGAGTGATTGTGGGATTCATGAGAGACTTGAGGGGGATATGCAAGAGCTGCCTGACAGTGGAGTCGTACCAGCTCTTCTTTAACTGGATAATAAACACACCAAAACAGATCAATAACTGCAGGTTCAACGTACTGAAGCTAGTTTGCGAGGTATTTTACAACGACTATGAAGTCATGCTCCCGCTAATCAAGTTTCTGGCAGAGCTGTTGGACAATAAGGGGAGGAGAATAACATTTGACAAAACATCAGCCAACGGGCTTTTGCTCTTTAAAGAGTCCTCATACATAGTCATTTACTATGGGCTAAAGCTGCTGGACCAGTTAAACGCACTCAAGAGCAGTAACTTGACAACGATGACAGCCACCATGGGAGGGTCACTGTCCTGTAACGAGAATGAGATTTATAAAAAGTACTACAAGAGCATAAGTTACTGTCTACTGGTTCTTGTCCACACTCTAGGCGGAGATTACATTAGTTTTGGCGTTTTTGACATTTACGGAGACAACACCTTGGATCAGGTGCTTAACCTGTCGTTCAGGCTAATTTTGGCTATTCCACTAAACGACCTCCAATTCTACCCAAAGACCATGCACCCGGTGTACTCGTTTCTCGACCTCTCAACTAAGCTGTTCATTGATCATTTGCTCAATTTAGATAGCCCAAATGTTAGTCGTCTAGTCAACATTGGCGTGGACGGGCTATGCAGCTACGACTCAAACATAAGTCTTAGCAGCGCGTCACTTCTTGACAACTTTGTCACATACCTCTTCAACAACAAGAACAAGGAGCCTGTAGTAAAGTTCTTATCAGTGGAAAACAATGTCCTGGTCAAGTGCATGGTCCTGATGTTTAACCTGCTAACCCGTGGGGACTCGAACTCTGCATGGTCAATTTCTCGTCCCTTGCTCGGTTTAATTCTGCTCAACAAGGCTGAGTTTCAGAAGATTCCTCACAGTTACATGTCGAATTTGTCGCAGCAGAAGGGTGAAAAGCTAATGAAGTGCTTCAACAACCTCATGCTCGGGATTGAGGATGTGCTAACCCCTGAAAACAAGGACTTATTCACCAAAAATGTGTACCTTTTCTCCCAAGAGGTCAAGTTGTCTTTTATCTGAAGAGTTcattttgtattttatatcaAGTTTCGCTGTGTCAAtgtattaatttgtaaattataatttaatcttCGTATATActtatgtatatatacataCATGTGCGTATAGTGGTATGGGTACTGTGGTGTATATACAActttgtatattatgtaGTGTGAACCTATGATACAGATTATGGTACACGTTAATcatgataaatataaagattGTTTGAAAACAATATCTCTCCTTATAGCATTGCAAACAAGTTCGATTTTCTCAGCTAATTTTTGGTGGCCAAATATATTTGCAGTTTGTAGTATTTTCCTACAGAGTTCGTCAAGTCTAAGTATAACCCTGACAATGTGGCCCTCCTAAAAAGTCGTTAATTCGTGTAAAAAATCCATTAATAATAGAAAAGCTAACTTGCAAATCAGTGAGTTCCATTATTTCCTGAAATGGAGTTCCAGACGCCCATTGGTAAATCACCTAAAGATTTTGTGGTGGAGTAAAACATACGTATGAGAGTGAAAAGTTACACAGTGAGTTGAAATCCTCATATGAAACCCTTACGCCCAAGGCTCTTTGGACGACATCGATTTTCTTATGTATCGAAACAACctaaataacattttatagtataaatttgGTAAGATTTTGAAAACTTGAGTATAAGTGTGATATAAAACTAACCTGATTTTTAGCTTGTTGTAGTGGCAGTGTTGGTGATGGGGCCTCCTTCTCAGGAACTTTATCGTTGTAAATGAATGCGGATAGTATTGCAGCACACTCAGGTGGTGTTAATTCAGAGAGAATGCCTTGACACAGTACTTCAGTAAGTGTTATCTCATCACTGGTCGTGATGAAAGTTGCTATTCTGCCCTTAACAGTGGGTCTGTTATCCTGGTCTAAGAAGTCTAGCTGCTTTAAAACTTCCAATTTATTACTCATGTCTTCATAAAAATACAATGATTCATCCTTCAACTGTTTGTTTATATCTTCAATTTCCAATTcatactataaaattagttaattcaacaaatttattcatatatttacttatttaatggtataaatatgtaataaatatgtgGATAGCTAGGTAACTAAAACTTTAATACGTTGTAAATTTTGTGTTGTGTTTTGAAATGCTGTTCTCTTAAAAGACAATTTGTACATGGATTACTAGTGAATAGTTGGTAGAGATCACGTTGCTTGAGAAGAATTTCATAGAACTGGAGTgaaatttgtttaaatttcttGCTGAATGACATGAGCTtgaaattgttattttccaTAAGTTTACATAGTTCAATCACATTTCTATCAAGATCAGTATCGAGAAAAACGTGATCGAATATAAATGAAACGCTTGATAAACTAACTTCGTGATTATAGTAATGCCTCAGTTCACCATTATATTCCACAGTTCTTATGTTAGCATCATCCAAATCTacatcaaattaattattattataaattgtgtaatgaGTACCTGAAATGTTTTCTGTAATAATGGTTGCGACTTTAAATGTGTGATTCTTCTCGTCAACAATATCTGTGATAAAGCTGTAAGACAGAGTTCTTGAGATTTTAGTAGAGTGTAGCATCAAAACCCTACCGAATTTAAAAATCACTTTACTGTCCTTATGGTTCCACAGGTGCTGATGAAGTTCATGAGATACGTTCATAGAGTAATTGAGCGTTTTATAATAGTTCTCAATTGTAGGTTCACCATATATGCAACTGATTGGTGGTAGCGACATCAACTCCTAAAACAATTTCAAAACTCTTATCTAATTAGATTATATTAGTGAGTTGATACATGTTTctttttgtttatttgtTTCTTTAAAAGCGgtattttcatcattttcTCCCGTTCTCTAAATGATTTTAGCATCATTTCAGTAATATTCATGTGGTCTCTAGACTGTATCTGGAGGAGCATGTTGTAGGTTATCCTGAATCTGCTTTCAAGTCTTGTTGACCTTTCAATCATCATATTCGTGAGGTCTTGAACATCCGGGGGTTCATCAGAGCAAAATATGTAAACATTTCCAAAAGTGTCCAAACCTCTTCTGCCAGCCCTTCCCGCCATctatcaaaattttaggaaatGTAGAAAATGTCtaatttagaaattttaagaaattgttttaatatCAAACAATTACAAtgatgtgtaaataatacctGGGTGTATTCTGATGACGTCAAATATCTATAGGTAATCCCATCGTGTTTATAAATCGATGTAAACACAACTGAGCGTGCAGGCATGTTAACTCCCATTGCAAAAGTCTCCGTTGCAAACAAGACTTTAATCAAGCCACGTGAAAACAATATCTCAACCTAAGCATTTTTGACACttgatatataattagtacCATTTCCTTAATAATTGGCAGTAACCCAGAGTGGTGCACACCTATTCCTCTTGTTAGCAAGTTTACCATTTTCCTAAGTTGAGGCAAGTTCCTATCACTTTCACTTAGGCCATCAAGTGATTCctaaacaaaattaacaccAGTTAGAGTGGTTTAACGTTAAAACCAGTTAATTAgaataatcaaaatttacCTTGAGGAACAGATGTATTTTAGATGCTTGAACCTTATTGTAAACTAGGTTTAAATTGGGCATATCCTTAGCGTATTGTTCACACTTTTGCCTACTGAAGCAGAATAGCACAACAGGCATTTTATCCTCAGATTCAAGCTGTTTCAGAAGTCTTTGTAACTTCTGTACCTGACCTTTAAAAGTTGACTTCTTATCATTGATTTTAAGTGTGGAAGTGTACTTGTACATTATGTGGTATGCCTCCTTATTAAACCCCTTAGCTCCATGAATTAGGAAGAAACGGTCATAAATATATAGATAATGTTTTAAGGGTACTGGTCTGTGGTTtgtcattattattaatacttCTTTTTGCATAACGTTACCTATCCATTCTCCGAATTCCAGGTAATTAGGAACTGTGGCACTCAACATTACTAGCTGAATATTCCTAggtaatagtataatcACTTCTTCCCACACCACTCCTCTGGTAAGGTCATTGATGTAATGTATCTCATCAAATATCACCACTGATATTTGGCCAATCACACTGTCACCTCTGTACAGAAGATTCCTGAGAATTTCAGTAGTGACTATCAGGCATGATGCCCCTGGGTTACAGAGCACATCTCCTGTTATTATTCCAACATTTTCATTTCCGAATTTAACCTTGAACTCTCTATACTTCTGATTAGAAAGTGCCTTAATTGGTGAGGTGTAAATTGCCTTCTGGCCTCTACTTATGGCTAATGCTATAGAGTACTCCGCCACAACAGTCTTCCCTGCTGAGGTATGTGCCGATACAAATACATGCTTTCCGTTAATTAAGTGATGTATAGACTTTTTCTGGAAATCATCCAGCTCAAATGGATACTGAGCGATAAGATCAGTAAGTTCTGGTGCCTCTTTATCATCGACTATCGCCCATTTCTTCCTTATGTACTTCTTATTCTCATCTGGTTTTGGAACTATTAACTTGAATGGCGGTGGCTCTAAAATTGTAGAGTTAGCTTCCAGGATAATGGAACTATTGTTACAATCACCTGGAGGTGTGTATGTGGATGTTTCCAAATTCTTATCATTTTGttctttattttcattaaaaatactattatacaacTCCTTTTCTAtatattcataatttaactgtttaatattttcgAATTCCTTGTCGAAAACTCTAAATATTGAGTGTTCATTTGTCGGCTCTGATATTAATGGAATCCAGCTCAAGAAATCCAGTGTTGattctaaattattagaatCTTCATCTCCAGACTTTTTTATTTCTGTTTCATTCTCATTTTGGGGTTTAAATCGATCTTTTAGGAAGAAATTTCCTTCTTCACCTgcatcttcttcatctgAAGTCCAGAAATCAAATGGATTTTCATAGTAATTTGCCATTACTAttgatttttataattttttttattttttccgCTCccatttataaaattacgATCATC
This region includes:
- a CDS encoding DSHCT (NUC185) domain protein — encoded protein: MANYYENPFDFWTSDEEDAGEEGNFFLKDRFKPQNENETEIKKSGDEDSNNLESTLDFLSWIPLISEPTNEHSIFRVFDKEFENIKQLNYEYIEKELYNSIFNENKEQNDKNLETSTYTPPGDCNNSSIILEANSTILEPPPFKLIVPKPDENKKYIRKKWAIVDDKEAPELTDLIAQYPFELDDFQKKSIHHLINGKHVFVSAHTSAGKTVVAEYSIALAISRGQKAIYTSPIKALSNQKYREFKVKFGNENVGIITGDVLCNPGASCLIVTTEILRNLLYRGDSVIGQISVVIFDEIHYINDLTRGVVWEEVIILLPRNIQLVMLSATVPNYLEFGEWIGNVMQKEVLIIMTNHRPVPLKHYLYIYDRFFLIHGAKGFNKEAYHIMYKYTSTLKINDKKSTFKGQVQKLQRLLKQLESEDKMPVVLFCFSRQKCEQYAKDMPNLNLVYNKVQASKIHLFLKESLDGLSESDRNLPQLRKMVNLLTRGIGVHHSGLLPIIKEMVEILFSRGLIKVLFATETFAMGVNMPARSVVFTSIYKHDGITYRYLTSSEYTQMAGRAGRRGLDTFGNVYIFCSDEPPDVQDLTNMMIERSTRLESRFRITYNMLLQIQSRDHMNITEMMLKSFREREKMMKIPLLKKQINKKKHELMSLPPISCIYGEPTIENYYKTLNYSMNVSHELHQHLWNHKDSKVIFKFGRVLMLHSTKISRTLSYSFITDIVDEKNHTFKVATIITENISDLDDANIRTVEYNGELRHYYNHEVSLSSVSFIFDHVFLDTDLDRNVIELCKLMENNNFKLMSFSKKFKQISLQFYEILLKQRDLYQLFTSNPCTNCLLREQHFKTQHKIYNYELEIEDINKQLKDESLYFYEDMSNKLEVLKQLDFLDQDNRPTVKGRIATFITTSDEITLTEVLCQGILSELTPPECAAILSAFIYNDKVPEKEAPSPTLPLQQAKNQVVSIHKKIDVVQRALGVRVSYEDFNSLCNFSLSYVIYQWASGTPFQEIMELTDLQEGHIVRVILRLDELCRKILQTANIFGHQKLAEKIELVCNAIRRDIVFKQSLYLS